A single Sulfurimonas aquatica DNA region contains:
- a CDS encoding DUF4149 domain-containing protein: protein MKKNIYVDFSYLIILAASFGGVIVLGAFVAPVVFNTDKILTEIALDNYNAGIIMGEIFRRFSYWSYFLGAFVALYEAYQYKTGERDAISFGAAVTVLFASLMFSAVYSPNILSMQAMGVEATQSDTFKNIHTASEIDFKILAVALIILFVRRLMLLRTTK from the coding sequence TTGAAAAAAAATATTTATGTAGATTTCAGTTATTTGATAATTTTAGCGGCTTCATTTGGTGGAGTTATAGTTCTCGGTGCTTTTGTCGCTCCTGTGGTTTTTAACACTGATAAAATACTTACAGAGATAGCATTAGATAATTATAATGCGGGAATTATTATGGGTGAAATATTTCGTAGATTTTCATATTGGAGCTACTTCTTAGGAGCTTTTGTGGCACTATATGAAGCATATCAATATAAGACTGGAGAGAGAGATGCTATTAGTTTTGGAGCAGCTGTGACAGTTTTGTTTGCATCTCTTATGTTTAGTGCCGTTTATTCACCAAATATACTCTCTATGCAAGCAATGGGTGTAGAAGCAACTCAGAGTGATACTTTTAAGAATATTCATACAGCGAGTGAAATAGACTTTAAAATTCTTGCGGTTGCTTTAATCATTCTTTTTGTAAGAAGACTCATGCTTCTTCGCACAACAAAATAA
- a CDS encoding J domain-containing protein gives MKAKSLLGLRETSSLKEIKNKYKLLMKKWHPDKHDGNQDKATQMSMQINDAYETVLAYCNAYEYPFDEESIKKATYSPTEWWNDKFGER, from the coding sequence ATGAAGGCCAAATCACTCCTTGGTCTTCGAGAGACTTCCTCTTTAAAAGAAATCAAAAACAAGTACAAACTACTTATGAAGAAATGGCATCCTGATAAACATGATGGTAATCAAGATAAAGCCACACAGATGAGTATGCAGATCAATGATGCTTATGAAACTGTACTAGCTTACTGTAATGCTTATGAGTACCCATTTGATGAAGAGAGTATTAAAAAGGCTACATACTCACCAACTGAATGGTGGAATGATAAATTTGGAGAGAGATAA